The nucleotide window CGGAgagcacagggaagggggccattcacatacatagcatacattacggctgtgttcacactacgtatatttcagtcagtattgtggtcctcatattgtaaccaaaaccaggagtggattgaaaacacagaaaggatctgttcacacaatgttgaaattgagtggatggccgccatttagtggcaaatatttactgttattttaaaacaacggctgttgtactgaaataatgaccgttatttaccgttatatggcggccatccactcaatttcaccattgtgtgatcagatcctttctgtgtttttaatccactcctggttttggttgcaatatgaggaccacaatactgattgaaatatacgtagtgtgaacccagcctcatgaagttgtataactttgtaatgtgtgttattttgtgaataatttcttagcgccccactacccctttaacatcctggTACCAGCGCTATATGTGCATCCTTCCAAGGGGTTAAAGTCTCACAGTCAGCAAAGTTTTATGCAGTGACTAAGAGCACCACAGCTTGAAACACGGAAGCAAATTACCGCTTTTATATGCCTAAAGTCCAATAAAGTCGTTTCATTCAAGGTTTAAAAGAGTGCTGAAAGATAATGTTATAAATGTTCTTGTATCCACATCTTCttcttagtattattattatttcttcctTGTTCAGGTTTTAGATGGTCTTTGATGTCTATGACTGGCAGGCTTGTAttgttcttagggccctattccaccagacgattatcgttcagataatcgttaaatcgttcaaatctaaacgataattgttcggttgaaatgcagttaacgattaacgaccgaacgagaaatcgttgatcgctttataagacctggacctatttttatcgttgctcattcgcaaaacgttcgcaaatcattcgcattgaataagacgtcattcggtcgttcgcagtagatacgaacgcaatagcaaagaaaaaacgaacgcaaatacgatcataagtaacgattatcgttccatggaaatgagtgaacgttttcaggtctttcgcaatagcggtcatttcagatcgttaatcgttaacgattatgcgaacgataatcgtccggtggaatagggcccttacattaaAGACTGatttatacacattatacactctTTAGTTGGATGCATGCAGCATTTTGCTGTTGTTGCTGTCAGTATGCATGTGTCATTTATTTGCAGAAAGTAAATCTCCACAATACATCTTTTTGGATTttatataatataacaaaaaatctGCTGAAGAGACATAAGAGGGTAGAGAAAAGTATCATAGACTTATATGGCTGTTGTACTACAGATCCATACAACTCTATGGTTGTACAATATGAGGTTGTGTACAAATACTCTACCATTTTTTTTgtagtcttaaagtgtcactgtcatgaaatttttttttgcagaaatcaatagtccaggcgattttaagaaactttgtaattgggtttattatcagaaaaatgcatttttatcatgaaaaagcagtttgaagctctcccccctgtcttcattgttctcctatggagagagctaaacaaaagaccaaaacaggacaacaaagagttaatctacaaatatctcactgttatcttcttggacagtcaccagtgacctgtctgagctcagattacagctgtcacccagctctgtgcctgtaatcctctgttatctgctttctgctgccggctaactccctccttcctcctcccccctcccctctccctagaacagacagggtacgtctcctgcaacaagtcacaattttcagattttttggagtggatgaaaaagaggaaggagggggggacctgggaaaaggctttttacatgcagataatggcagatttggctaataaacccaattacaaagtttcttaaaatcgcctggactattgatttctgcaaaaaaaaaaaaatacgacagtgactctttaaagtgtcactgtcattaaaaaaaaaatttttgcagacatcaatagtacaggcgattttaagaaaatttgtaattgggtttattagccgaaaaaattttttttatcatgaaaaagcagttaaagctctcccccctgtctttatggttccctatgaagaggggaggggttgagggagatgaggcaccaaaacaggacaacaaagagttatttacagctacatcaccgggctatctcctctgacgtcagcactgacctctctgacctctgactaCTGGCtctcacacaggtcctgctgtgtaatcctttgttctctgctctctgctgccactaatctccctcctccctcccccctcccctctccatagcacagacaggattcaacagtcgagatttcctggtaatgagcagtggatgaccaaaaggagagaagggggggctgggaaaagtctttttgtatgaagataatgccatatttgcctaataaaccaaattacaaagtttcttaaaatcgtctagactattgatttctgcaaaaagtttCAATCAATGGGTATCTGGGAGAGGTATACAGGGGATAATGTCCTTCTTTATTACATCACACTGCAGAATGAACTGCAAAAATTTACTTTGTCTATGTATCGCTGCTATTTTTATCAGACGTCTGGATAATCTGATTGATGGATCATGGATAAGATGAGCTCTTCAGATGTTTCTTATGGCACCAACAGACAAAGTGATAACAAAATAAATGAAAAGTAAATGACATGTAAAAAGTGATCCAATACAATGGCATAATAAACCAAATAAAAGTGTATAGGCTTTATTCACCAAATACACTGTAAATGATCACACCAGTTGTATGTAGATATAGTGAGTGTATCTGACACAAGGAAAGTTCAATGCAGCAATGCCACCATAGAAAGAAATGTTTACTATACAGGAAAGTTTGAGATGACTGGTGATGTAATCCgctattttttcctttttcgcTCCTTATTACCATCTTGTTGCATGTATGGGATATATAGGTGAAATATTTGATGGATGAGATTCAAGATATTATCCGGAAGCCATATTCATCCTTCAGTCCGAGTCAGAGCTGCTAGATGAACTTCCATGCTGTAATAAGAAAAAGAGAATGTTTATTTCCACTGCTATTGTAACAATCTGGTATTGTATTAGGATATATGATTGATAGATTGTACCGCCTCAATGCCCATGAATTGACGTGCCTGTGATCCTACACTATGACGCTGTAGGTACTCCATGTTTCTTTATATTGTCTCATTTGATAGAACCTGccacttttttttacagaattacAGAGTGTTCCATGTTTAATCATGACATACAATGAATATTTGGCACAATGGTGCATCTTACATAATATAGAGACAGTGCTGTTCCATACATGACCTTGCAGCATTTACTCCTTTGTACCCAATTATGGTGCAAGTCCATAATACATTTTATTTGAATAGCCATATCCTTCTTATCCACTTTTTTTCCAAATCTATCATACATCTTGCAAAACAGGATTAAAATTGTCAtaccctgctgatagccccctaaagtGCCTGTGACACTAAGGAGGAAgttatgtgtgttaccttcctccttagtgcTTGTCCCGCGCTGCTAGTTGGAGTAATCTTCACTCCGGTGCTCTCTTAGAAGAACTGCCTCATCATCCGGCCcatcccctccattgattattgtggtgtcccaccacgggtgtttctactAAGAACACTgctcgcaaaagccttgtacttcgaaagtaaagtgatgatgaagttatgtataagttttgccactagatgtcagtagtatgtatatttctgaatatatgttgcacagctgtagacaTCTAAGGGATTTGtattgtattttgtgattctgtacaccaatgagagagactctttcttcctacctatctctattctcttttcttctcacactctcttcttcaccactcacagaagctgttacatacaccctgtaggaagtagtcacatggggagaggaagtgtaggtctacattttttttctctgattCTCAGTGGAGCGAGACACACAGATCAAGCATCCCTGCTGaccttagccaggagcctggctctgccaagttcactgtctgggacagaccagctgtagtgtacggacacacgtatggagaacacagagactttctttattaaagaaatacgtatagtcaagatgcagtgctaaacacttaaggaggacaagtcagagaacgcTCCAGCCTGTGAATATCTCGAATATCTTGTAGGACAGGTAAATTGACACTATGGAGCAGAAGGTGGTTATAGCAACAAAGGTCgtaacacgggcacaagtattcttctactaaagttccggcagagcacacgaCAAGCTCCTCTCCACTCCTATGAACTCTCTACTCtcctcagcatgcaaccaagccagcactgctattctactcaATACCTCagcaactctcagtacagatccagtgaaagcaagtctgtatcagtcatgtATGGTTCTATTCACCTGTATTAcaagagacttgtcagtaaaaaaaagtttatttattctactgataattgcaccagcacctacacacaggctacactgtccttgggtcatttcccctttctatgggtggtggtacggacagtccaggtgggtcacatctccactccaggccactgtgataagcgcccaaggggcccatcacagcccggcaggtcaccgaccattggggaacagtatagccagccacacagtAAAAGCtggtataccaccacacctgtgtgctgagttagcactggcgtcacaacaacatcctaacggctgagctatattccaccgaccatccaccatagaagtggcgtcacacataccatctagcaagtgaccggtcgcagcaGCACCACATTATCATTAGAAGTAGCGGGCCAGATGACACAGTagagctcctaacagtgcaccaaaGCGAtgattactccgactaacagcgcgGGACCAACGCCAGggggaaggtaacacacatacctttctcctcagtgtccctggcgctatagcaggctatctgcaggttagatttgtctaacctgctgatagtcctcctttatttttttaaatacatgttaTTCTACATTTCTTGTGAATTTCATTTGATAAATAtgacacaatgtattatatattgtGATGATCACCACTCTTAGGCCATGTCACTGGGGGGATTTACACTATTGAGCCTATAAAACAACATAACTTCATATAATCCCCTCTGGATGACAGAATTAGGCTAGATTACTCACATAGGTTTCCTGCATCCCAATAACTTCTACAACTATATGCTGTCACCACCTATACATATCAGGCaaaagggggggggctattatagATATCTCACTACATCCCAACACCCAAATTCATCCCACTATAACACAATAGTAACAGTCTCTCTCTTCGAAAGTATAAGTTCTATAAGACTACAAAGAAGCAACTTATAATTTCTTTCATTTAATACACAAGTGCAGTGTCGTACAAAAAGTAGctgccaaaaaaacaaaaaggttacaaaagcacatacatacacacaatgcAGTTATGAAAAGAAATAAGGATAAAAACAGCATAATGCCTTACTGGTGAACAGACGTAATATCCTGGCTGTGAAGTACAGCAGAGAAATATGGGCAGCCACTTCAAGCAAAGTATGGATTCCCCATGGACTGACACAATTTTTTCCCTCCAAATTCTGGCTGGTGATATCACTGAGAGGAGGCCGGTCACATGGTAATGAGGGACACTCCTCTTGGGCATACCCCAAGCAACCATCTGATATCAAACACAACTGCATAGCTCATCTATATATGATGATATGTAATGCATATCTTATGCATGATGATCGTTACCTTTCCGTGTCCATGCCCGTGTCCATGTCCATGCCCGTGTCCATGCTCATGGTGTTTATGTTTCTTGTGTTTCTTATGATGTTGTCCTCCATGTGGATGGCAGCCAGGTGGACCATGGCCATGATGGCCAGGGTGTCCATGGTGGCCTGGTGGTGGGGCACATCCACCTGGGTATCCACCAGGTGGGTATCCTCCAGTTGGGTATCCACCAGGTGGGCATCCACCCGGATATCCACCTGGGGCAGGTGGCTGAGCAGGCCCAGGATACCCTGGGTATGGGTTAGTGCCTGGAGGGCACTGGCCAGGATAAGGGCCTTGTTGAGGAGGACAACCTGGTGCCGGGTATCCCGGCTGCCCAAAAGGTGTTCCTGAAACACAAAAAGAAATTATAAGATTAAAAGAAATCATGAGAAATCAGTGAGCCAATCAATATCTGAGACCAGAAAGCaccgcagccagtaattggctgagcagcctgtcacttaaggagcAACTGCTGCGATTAGCGGGGAAAAGACAGCAGGACACTGGAGGaggctggacaggtaagtacaatcACTATTATTTtccacacatcactattacacatagcgatgcactgCCGGCTGTCCATGATTTTTAGAAATgtcgaaagacaatgatcagccaatgatcggctctacagctgatcgctgtctttattacacaaagcgatatctGTCTGAATCAGCCTGTTGcggcagataatcgctccatgtaatggggccctaagacATTCATGATTGAATTTGATTTCCAAAAATAAACTAAATGTCCTTATCTTATGCtgcgttcacacggaacgattatcgttggatttttcgcaataacaatcacatttgagcgataatcgatttgtgtaaacacagcaaaagaTCAAGCGATCAGCgaaaaatctttcattttgatctttcaacatgttcttaaattgtcgttcatcgtacgctaaaaattcgcagatcgtttcgcgtaaacagtctttcaaagattcaccctatgtaaaagatgggcagAAGCGATctttaaaatgatcgcaataacaatttttcttacgaactttcttacgatttttctaacgatttattcatctaaacgctgatcgttataaaaaccaaatcgttgcttcaaaatcattaaacaatccaatgggcgaattatcgctttgtgtaaacgcaacattagtTACAGGATTACCCTGCAATAAagttcaatatact belongs to Dendropsophus ebraccatus isolate aDenEbr1 chromosome 9, aDenEbr1.pat, whole genome shotgun sequence and includes:
- the LOC138800901 gene encoding proline, histidine and glycine-rich protein 1-like; the encoded protein is MWNPNQGTPFGQPGYPAPGCPPQQGPYPGQCPPGTNPYPGYPGPAQPPAPGGYPGGCPPGGYPTGGYPPGGYPGGCAPPPGHHGHPGHHGHGPPGCHPHGGQHHKKHKKHKHHEHGHGHGHGHGHGHGKHGSSSSSSDSD